Proteins from a single region of Neodiprion virginianus isolate iyNeoVirg1 chromosome 4, iyNeoVirg1.1, whole genome shotgun sequence:
- the LOC124303655 gene encoding bestrophin-4 isoform X1 produces MTVTYTAEVATCRGFGCFIKLLLRWRASVYKLVWFDLAAFLILNYAITGIHRFLLDDVQKGHFKAVVEYCKAYSDKIPLSFVLGFYVSIVMTRWWNQYMIIPWPDSIAVFVSATIHGQDERGRLMRRTIVRYVCVCLTLVLTNISPRVKKRFPTLEHFVDAGLLLENELSIFQSLNAKFPKPGKHWLPIVWASSIVTRARKEGRVRDDFAVKTLIDELNKFRGNAGRLIHYDMISVPLVYTQVVTLAVYSYFLTCIMGRQWTGDLSAEAIDLYFPFFTTLEFLFYMGWLKVAETLINPFGEDDDDFEVNWIIDRNLQVSYLIVDEMHHEHPELIRDQYWDEVFPMELPYTAAAQPFREEHPESSTAGIQLSAAQQELQPSSVRIEDLAPEYNTKFHNDLADDAASGIHFTAGGKMSRSGSRVSTRERRFSGGSTPSNIGGSLTRVNSVTNVLRRLFSREDRPDGNKVNDDTRTPGKIPNSNSTASLQQSRFAGGGSMRIGVIEEVDEQMTMTSMRPETRPHVQSIFPQGAPPPSAPMNVPGTVSPMNGRNGGEILSTSAPAAAIRLPSAPRTQRSTQSARSSAAFESAPGFEMGPVIDIDNISMSSTSTMNSDDEFLKLKTEREKQRREKAVLKLARSISAQTQINHGGNLNASDSEALLTELTQSSRISIRPRNDNNTDHV; encoded by the exons ATGACTGTCACCTACACAGCGGAAGTTGCAACCTGTCGCGGATTTGGATGCTTCATCAAACTTTTGCTCAG ATGGCGAGCCAGCGTTTACAAATTGGTGTGGTTCGACTTAGCTGCTTTTTTAATACTGAACTATGCTATTACGGGCATACATCGTTTTCTCCTGGATGACGTGCAAAAAGGACACTTTAAGGCAGTTGTCGAGTATTGCAAGGCGTACAGCGACAAAATTCCACTGTCTTTCGTACTCGGTTTCTACGTCAGTATCGTCATGACCAGGTGGTGGAATCAGTACATGATTATTCCTTGGCCCGACTCTATTGCAGTTTTTGTTTCTGCAACTATTCACGGCCAAGATGAACGCGGAAGACTTATGCGGCGTACCATTGTGAG ATACGTCTGCGTTTGCTTGACTTTAGTGCTTACCAACATATCGCCTAGAGTTAAAAAGCGATTTCCAACATTGGAACACTTTGTTGACGCTGGTTTACTGCTCGAAAATGAATTGTCGATATTCCAAAGCCTTAACGCCAAGTTTCCAAAGCCTGGCAAACACTGGTTACCTATAGTATGGGCCTCAAGCATCGTTACTCGTGCTCGAAAAGAGGGCAGAGTGCGTGATGATTTTGCTGTGAAAACTTTGATCGACGAGTTAAACAAGTTTCGAGGAAACGCCGGAAGGCTCATACATTATGACATGATCAGTGTGCCTCTGGTCTACACTCAGGTCGTCACACTGGCAGTATACTCATACTTTTTGACCTGTATCATGGGAAGGCAATGGACAGGTGATTTGTCAGCGGAAGCAATCGACTTGTATTTTCCCTTCTTCACGACTCTTGAATTTCTATTCTACATGGGGTGGTTGAAAGTAGCCGAAACTTTGATAAATCCTTTTGGcgaggacgacgacgacttTGAAGTTAACTGGATAATAGACAGAAATTTACAG GTGAGCTATCTGATTGTCGATGAAATGCATCACGAACATCCGGAACTTATTCGCGATCAATATTGGGATGAAGTATTCCCAATGGAATTGCCCTACACAGCGGCTGCACAGCCTTTCCGAGAAGAACATCCCGAGTCTTCAACCGCTGGTATTCAACTCTCCGCTGCTCAGCAAGAATTGCAGCCATCATCGGTCAGGATTGAAGATCTGGCACCGGAGTACAATACCAAATTTCACAATGATCTAGCAGACGATGCTGCATCGGGTATACACTTTACTGCAGGTGGAAAAATGTCAAG AAGTGGAAGCAGAGTCAGTACCAGAGAGCGCAGATTCAGCGGGGGATCAACACCTAGTAATATTGGCGGTTCGCTCACGAGAGTAAACAGCGTAACTAACGTTCTACGGAGGCTTTTCAGTAGGGAAGATAGACCCGACGGTAATAAAGTAAACGACGATACCAGGACGCcaggaaaaattccaaattcaaaCTCAACAGCTTCTTTGCAGCAGTCTCGATTTGCCG GTGGCGGATCGATGAGAATTGGAGTAATCGAGGAGGTTGATGAACAGATGACCATGACGTCGATGCGGCCGGAGACTAGGCCTCACGTTCAAAGCATTTTCCCACAGGGCGCACCACCTCCTTCTGCTCCTATGAACGTCCCGGGAACAGTTTCCCCAATGAATGGTCGAAATGGTGGCGAAATTCTATCAACGAGCGCGCCTGCTGCGGCGATCAGACTTCCCAGTGCGCCAAG AACCCAACGCAGTACGCAATCGGCTCGATCAAGTGCTGCCTTCGAGTCTGCCCCAGGCTTTGAGATGGGACCTGTGATCGATATAGATAATATTAGCATGAGTAGTACAAGCACGATGAATTCGgatgacgaatttttaaagcTTAAAACTGAAAGGGAGAAACAACGGCGGGAAAAGGCGGTTTTAAAGCTTGCACGAAGCATTAGCGCCCAGACGCAGATAAATCATGGTGGAAATCTTAATGCGAGCGATTCAGAGGCTCTTTTAACGGAGCTCACACAGTCCTCTCGTATTTCGATTAGGCCTAGGAACGATAATAACACCGATCACGTTTAG
- the LOC124303655 gene encoding bestrophin-2 isoform X3: MTVTYTAEVATCRGFGCFIKLLLRYVCVCLTLVLTNISPRVKKRFPTLEHFVDAGLLLENELSIFQSLNAKFPKPGKHWLPIVWASSIVTRARKEGRVRDDFAVKTLIDELNKFRGNAGRLIHYDMISVPLVYTQVVTLAVYSYFLTCIMGRQWTGDLSAEAIDLYFPFFTTLEFLFYMGWLKVAETLINPFGEDDDDFEVNWIIDRNLQVSYLIVDEMHHEHPELIRDQYWDEVFPMELPYTAAAQPFREEHPESSTAGIQLSAAQQELQPSSVRIEDLAPEYNTKFHNDLADDAASGIHFTAGGKMSRSGSRVSTRERRFSGGSTPSNIGGSLTRVNSVTNVLRRLFSREDRPDGNKVNDDTRTPGKIPNSNSTASLQQSRFAGGGSMRIGVIEEVDEQMTMTSMRPETRPHVQSIFPQGAPPPSAPMNVPGTVSPMNGRNGGEILSTSAPAAAIRLPSAPRTQRSTQSARSSAAFESAPGFEMGPVIDIDNISMSSTSTMNSDDEFLKLKTEREKQRREKAVLKLARSISAQTQINHGGNLNASDSEALLTELTQSSRISIRPRNDNNTDHV, encoded by the exons ATGACTGTCACCTACACAGCGGAAGTTGCAACCTGTCGCGGATTTGGATGCTTCATCAAACTTTTGCTCAG ATACGTCTGCGTTTGCTTGACTTTAGTGCTTACCAACATATCGCCTAGAGTTAAAAAGCGATTTCCAACATTGGAACACTTTGTTGACGCTGGTTTACTGCTCGAAAATGAATTGTCGATATTCCAAAGCCTTAACGCCAAGTTTCCAAAGCCTGGCAAACACTGGTTACCTATAGTATGGGCCTCAAGCATCGTTACTCGTGCTCGAAAAGAGGGCAGAGTGCGTGATGATTTTGCTGTGAAAACTTTGATCGACGAGTTAAACAAGTTTCGAGGAAACGCCGGAAGGCTCATACATTATGACATGATCAGTGTGCCTCTGGTCTACACTCAGGTCGTCACACTGGCAGTATACTCATACTTTTTGACCTGTATCATGGGAAGGCAATGGACAGGTGATTTGTCAGCGGAAGCAATCGACTTGTATTTTCCCTTCTTCACGACTCTTGAATTTCTATTCTACATGGGGTGGTTGAAAGTAGCCGAAACTTTGATAAATCCTTTTGGcgaggacgacgacgacttTGAAGTTAACTGGATAATAGACAGAAATTTACAG GTGAGCTATCTGATTGTCGATGAAATGCATCACGAACATCCGGAACTTATTCGCGATCAATATTGGGATGAAGTATTCCCAATGGAATTGCCCTACACAGCGGCTGCACAGCCTTTCCGAGAAGAACATCCCGAGTCTTCAACCGCTGGTATTCAACTCTCCGCTGCTCAGCAAGAATTGCAGCCATCATCGGTCAGGATTGAAGATCTGGCACCGGAGTACAATACCAAATTTCACAATGATCTAGCAGACGATGCTGCATCGGGTATACACTTTACTGCAGGTGGAAAAATGTCAAG AAGTGGAAGCAGAGTCAGTACCAGAGAGCGCAGATTCAGCGGGGGATCAACACCTAGTAATATTGGCGGTTCGCTCACGAGAGTAAACAGCGTAACTAACGTTCTACGGAGGCTTTTCAGTAGGGAAGATAGACCCGACGGTAATAAAGTAAACGACGATACCAGGACGCcaggaaaaattccaaattcaaaCTCAACAGCTTCTTTGCAGCAGTCTCGATTTGCCG GTGGCGGATCGATGAGAATTGGAGTAATCGAGGAGGTTGATGAACAGATGACCATGACGTCGATGCGGCCGGAGACTAGGCCTCACGTTCAAAGCATTTTCCCACAGGGCGCACCACCTCCTTCTGCTCCTATGAACGTCCCGGGAACAGTTTCCCCAATGAATGGTCGAAATGGTGGCGAAATTCTATCAACGAGCGCGCCTGCTGCGGCGATCAGACTTCCCAGTGCGCCAAG AACCCAACGCAGTACGCAATCGGCTCGATCAAGTGCTGCCTTCGAGTCTGCCCCAGGCTTTGAGATGGGACCTGTGATCGATATAGATAATATTAGCATGAGTAGTACAAGCACGATGAATTCGgatgacgaatttttaaagcTTAAAACTGAAAGGGAGAAACAACGGCGGGAAAAGGCGGTTTTAAAGCTTGCACGAAGCATTAGCGCCCAGACGCAGATAAATCATGGTGGAAATCTTAATGCGAGCGATTCAGAGGCTCTTTTAACGGAGCTCACACAGTCCTCTCGTATTTCGATTAGGCCTAGGAACGATAATAACACCGATCACGTTTAG
- the LOC124303658 gene encoding vacuolar protein-sorting-associated protein 36, which yields MNRFEYAEARLQANEAFLKREKAVKLYDGDTKTSFEGGELVLTNYRILWGRPGEIPRGLTCLSLSLRYIVYFEEETPGPFSFGRSKKIVLHLAEAAVDKMPGPVNYSVNNFVKLSFKEGVDPNFISYIADAVTKRAWELVTSVPMPQSPTSSAESSSSRQLPMIKTRTGIVGIERSLQERQKATDESITMAFQDLQKLMGMAKDMVSISKTISNKIREKQGDITEDETVRFKSYLMSLGIDDPVTRDAYKSSNEYFRQLARELSQILEEPLKEVGGMMALTDVYCRVNRARGLELLSPEDVLNASRQLAPLRLPVILRTFESGAMVLQLESHNETAIVESVEALLEEKGSITVEELAQSAGISILLARERLIAAEKHGKACRDDSIEALRFYPNLFLTQC from the exons ATGAACAGATTTGAATATGCTGAGGCACGGCTTCAGGCCAACGAGGCGTTCCTTAAACGTGAAAAGGCTGTGAAGCTCTACGACGGAGACACGAAG ACGTCATTTGAGGGTGGTGAACTGGTCCTGACAAATTACAGAATCCTGTGGGGTCGGCCCGGCGAAATTCCGAGAGGCCTTACGTGCCTGTCCCTCTCTCTGCGATATATTGTATACTTTGAGGAGGAAACGCCTGGTCCATTCTCGTTTGGtcgtagtaaaaaaattgttttacatcTGGCCGAAGCTGCTGTTG ACAAGATGCCCGGTCCTGTTAATTACAGCGTTAACAATTTTGTTAAGCTATCTTTCAAAGAAGGAGTCGATCCCAATTTTATCAGCTACATTGCTGATGCGGTTACAAAGCGGGCCTGGGAACTTGTTACCTCGGTTCCCATGCCCCAATCGCCTACCTCGAGCGCCGAGTCAAGCAGTTCGCGACAATTGCCAATGATCAAAACAAGGACTGGAATTGTTGGAATAGAACGAAGCCTTCAAGAGCGACAGAAAGCTACCGATGAAAGCATAACTATGGCCTTTCAGGACCTCCAAAAGCTCATGGGAATGGCCAAGGACATGGTCTCCATTTCAAAGACCATATCCAATAAAATACGG GAAAAACAAGGTGACATAACCGAGGATGAAACGGTCAGGTTTAAGTCGTACCTCATGAGCTTAGGCATAGATGACCCTGTCACGAGAGACGCGTACAAGAGTAGTAACGAGTATTTCAGACAGTTAGCTAGAGAGTTGTCACAAATATTAGAGGAGCCATTGAAG GAAGTTGGTGGCATGATGGCACTGACAGACGTTTATTGTAGAGTCAACAGAGCAAGAGGTCTGGAACTTTTATCTCCCGAGGATGTGCTGAATGCAAGCAGACAATTGGCTCCACTTCGATTGCCAGTTATCCTCAGAACTTTTGAGAGCGGAGCAATGGTCCTGCAGCTGGAATCTCATAACGAGACTGCCATTGTTGAATCTGTGGAAGCATTG CTGGAAGAGAAGGGATCGATAACTGTCGAAGAGCTCGCTCAGTCTGCAGGAATATCAATTCTGTTGGCACGCGAGAGGCTGATCGCCGCAGAGAAACACGGAAAAGCCTGTAGAGACGATTCTATAGAGGCTTTGAGGTTTTATCCAAATCTTTTTCTCACTCAGTGTTGA
- the LOC124303655 gene encoding bestrophin-2 isoform X2 → MTRWWNQYMIIPWPDSIAVFVSATIHGQDERGRLMRRTIVRYVCVCLTLVLTNISPRVKKRFPTLEHFVDAGLLLENELSIFQSLNAKFPKPGKHWLPIVWASSIVTRARKEGRVRDDFAVKTLIDELNKFRGNAGRLIHYDMISVPLVYTQVVTLAVYSYFLTCIMGRQWTGDLSAEAIDLYFPFFTTLEFLFYMGWLKVAETLINPFGEDDDDFEVNWIIDRNLQVSYLIVDEMHHEHPELIRDQYWDEVFPMELPYTAAAQPFREEHPESSTAGIQLSAAQQELQPSSVRIEDLAPEYNTKFHNDLADDAASGIHFTAGGKMSRSGSRVSTRERRFSGGSTPSNIGGSLTRVNSVTNVLRRLFSREDRPDGNKVNDDTRTPGKIPNSNSTASLQQSRFAGGGSMRIGVIEEVDEQMTMTSMRPETRPHVQSIFPQGAPPPSAPMNVPGTVSPMNGRNGGEILSTSAPAAAIRLPSAPRTQRSTQSARSSAAFESAPGFEMGPVIDIDNISMSSTSTMNSDDEFLKLKTEREKQRREKAVLKLARSISAQTQINHGGNLNASDSEALLTELTQSSRISIRPRNDNNTDHV, encoded by the exons ATGACCAGGTGGTGGAATCAGTACATGATTATTCCTTGGCCCGACTCTATTGCAGTTTTTGTTTCTGCAACTATTCACGGCCAAGATGAACGCGGAAGACTTATGCGGCGTACCATTGTGAG ATACGTCTGCGTTTGCTTGACTTTAGTGCTTACCAACATATCGCCTAGAGTTAAAAAGCGATTTCCAACATTGGAACACTTTGTTGACGCTGGTTTACTGCTCGAAAATGAATTGTCGATATTCCAAAGCCTTAACGCCAAGTTTCCAAAGCCTGGCAAACACTGGTTACCTATAGTATGGGCCTCAAGCATCGTTACTCGTGCTCGAAAAGAGGGCAGAGTGCGTGATGATTTTGCTGTGAAAACTTTGATCGACGAGTTAAACAAGTTTCGAGGAAACGCCGGAAGGCTCATACATTATGACATGATCAGTGTGCCTCTGGTCTACACTCAGGTCGTCACACTGGCAGTATACTCATACTTTTTGACCTGTATCATGGGAAGGCAATGGACAGGTGATTTGTCAGCGGAAGCAATCGACTTGTATTTTCCCTTCTTCACGACTCTTGAATTTCTATTCTACATGGGGTGGTTGAAAGTAGCCGAAACTTTGATAAATCCTTTTGGcgaggacgacgacgacttTGAAGTTAACTGGATAATAGACAGAAATTTACAG GTGAGCTATCTGATTGTCGATGAAATGCATCACGAACATCCGGAACTTATTCGCGATCAATATTGGGATGAAGTATTCCCAATGGAATTGCCCTACACAGCGGCTGCACAGCCTTTCCGAGAAGAACATCCCGAGTCTTCAACCGCTGGTATTCAACTCTCCGCTGCTCAGCAAGAATTGCAGCCATCATCGGTCAGGATTGAAGATCTGGCACCGGAGTACAATACCAAATTTCACAATGATCTAGCAGACGATGCTGCATCGGGTATACACTTTACTGCAGGTGGAAAAATGTCAAG AAGTGGAAGCAGAGTCAGTACCAGAGAGCGCAGATTCAGCGGGGGATCAACACCTAGTAATATTGGCGGTTCGCTCACGAGAGTAAACAGCGTAACTAACGTTCTACGGAGGCTTTTCAGTAGGGAAGATAGACCCGACGGTAATAAAGTAAACGACGATACCAGGACGCcaggaaaaattccaaattcaaaCTCAACAGCTTCTTTGCAGCAGTCTCGATTTGCCG GTGGCGGATCGATGAGAATTGGAGTAATCGAGGAGGTTGATGAACAGATGACCATGACGTCGATGCGGCCGGAGACTAGGCCTCACGTTCAAAGCATTTTCCCACAGGGCGCACCACCTCCTTCTGCTCCTATGAACGTCCCGGGAACAGTTTCCCCAATGAATGGTCGAAATGGTGGCGAAATTCTATCAACGAGCGCGCCTGCTGCGGCGATCAGACTTCCCAGTGCGCCAAG AACCCAACGCAGTACGCAATCGGCTCGATCAAGTGCTGCCTTCGAGTCTGCCCCAGGCTTTGAGATGGGACCTGTGATCGATATAGATAATATTAGCATGAGTAGTACAAGCACGATGAATTCGgatgacgaatttttaaagcTTAAAACTGAAAGGGAGAAACAACGGCGGGAAAAGGCGGTTTTAAAGCTTGCACGAAGCATTAGCGCCCAGACGCAGATAAATCATGGTGGAAATCTTAATGCGAGCGATTCAGAGGCTCTTTTAACGGAGCTCACACAGTCCTCTCGTATTTCGATTAGGCCTAGGAACGATAATAACACCGATCACGTTTAG
- the LOC124303662 gene encoding uncharacterized protein LOC124303662 isoform X2, whose product MGFIEDELQEVSKLCHNVVEGSRIVSCFQTMVRIEITKTSFKKIIVCAQFPEDYPKTPLLIELKSKTLSENLLAGLTNVCEQECKKILGKAQVLPVLKFVRNFIHENSLCCCYDEISALKKLLGERDKLQLKQKSSYINLKVYQGLYYFKTKILVPDTYPEISVSLEEIDTNFPPVFTRHLVGQGRELGRRCVEPPLKKLPNQPMFKPSPSLCKVVSFLIRSAKTLPNQHCQLCRDACLPQNPEDAVIDETADLHIERLYCSHLFHQQCLITYMKTPPFHGFGYWKDKKKEKT is encoded by the exons ATGGGATTTATTGAAGATGAATTGCAAGAGGTTTCCAAACTTTGTCACAATGTGGTCGAAGGTAGCCGAATCGTTTCCTGCTTCCAAACTATGGTTCGGATCGAAATAAC AAAGACGTCATTTAAGAAAATCATTGTATGTGCTCAATTTCCGGAAGATTATCCCAAAACTCCGTTGCTGATTGAATTGAAGAGTAAAACTCTGTCTGAAAATCTGCTGGCTGGCTTGACCAATGTCTGCGAACAggagtgtaaaaaaatcttggGAAAAGCTCAG GTCCTGCCTGTTTTGAAGTTTGTCAGAAATTTTATCCATGAAAATTCACTCTGCTGTTGTTACGACGAAATATCTGCATTGAAAAAGCTTCTTGGAGAACGCGACAAACTGCAGTTGAAACAGAAAAGTTCCTATATCAACTTGAAGGTTTATCAAGGACTTTATTATTTTAAGACAAAAATATTGGTCCCTGACACTTATCCTGAAATTTCGGTTAG TTTGGAAGAGATCGACACTAACTTCCCACCTGTTTTCACCCGTCATTTAGTTGGGCAGGGCAGAGAACTCGGCAGAAGATGTGTCGAACCTCCGTTAAAGAAGCTCCCTAATCAACCGATGTTCAAACCTTCGCCCTCTCTCTGCAAAGTTGTATCTTTTCTCATAAG ATCTGCCAAGACTCTTCCAAACCAGCATTGTCAGCTCTGCAGAGATGCTTGTCTTCCTCAGAATCCGGAGGATGCGGTAATCGACGAGACGGCAGATTTGCACATCGAGAGGCTGTACTGCAGCCACTTGTTCCATCAGCAATGCCTCATAACGTATATGAAAACTCCTCCATTTCACG GATTTGGTTATTGGaaggataaaaagaaagagaagacTTAA
- the LOC124303662 gene encoding uncharacterized protein LOC124303662 isoform X1, whose amino-acid sequence MGFIEDELQEVSKLCHNVVEGSRIVSCFQTMVRIEITKTSFKKIIVCAQFPEDYPKTPLLIELKSKTLSENLLAGLTNVCEQECKKILGKAQVLPVLKFVRNFIHENSLCCCYDEISALKKLLGERDKLQLKQKSSYINLKVYQGLYYFKTKILVPDTYPEISVSLEEIDTNFPPVFTRHLVGQGRELGRRCVEPPLKKLPNQPMFKPSPSLCKVVSFLIRSAKTLPNQHCQLCRDACLPQNPEDAVIDETADLHIERLYCSHLFHQQCLITYMKTPPFHGGKKCPGCGQRVYHDKWAVSERLAEDRWAHEQARVRELAEVADFFE is encoded by the exons ATGGGATTTATTGAAGATGAATTGCAAGAGGTTTCCAAACTTTGTCACAATGTGGTCGAAGGTAGCCGAATCGTTTCCTGCTTCCAAACTATGGTTCGGATCGAAATAAC AAAGACGTCATTTAAGAAAATCATTGTATGTGCTCAATTTCCGGAAGATTATCCCAAAACTCCGTTGCTGATTGAATTGAAGAGTAAAACTCTGTCTGAAAATCTGCTGGCTGGCTTGACCAATGTCTGCGAACAggagtgtaaaaaaatcttggGAAAAGCTCAG GTCCTGCCTGTTTTGAAGTTTGTCAGAAATTTTATCCATGAAAATTCACTCTGCTGTTGTTACGACGAAATATCTGCATTGAAAAAGCTTCTTGGAGAACGCGACAAACTGCAGTTGAAACAGAAAAGTTCCTATATCAACTTGAAGGTTTATCAAGGACTTTATTATTTTAAGACAAAAATATTGGTCCCTGACACTTATCCTGAAATTTCGGTTAG TTTGGAAGAGATCGACACTAACTTCCCACCTGTTTTCACCCGTCATTTAGTTGGGCAGGGCAGAGAACTCGGCAGAAGATGTGTCGAACCTCCGTTAAAGAAGCTCCCTAATCAACCGATGTTCAAACCTTCGCCCTCTCTCTGCAAAGTTGTATCTTTTCTCATAAG ATCTGCCAAGACTCTTCCAAACCAGCATTGTCAGCTCTGCAGAGATGCTTGTCTTCCTCAGAATCCGGAGGATGCGGTAATCGACGAGACGGCAGATTTGCACATCGAGAGGCTGTACTGCAGCCACTTGTTCCATCAGCAATGCCTCATAACGTATATGAAAACTCCTCCATTTCACG GAGGGAAAAAGTGTCCTGGTTGCGGTCAAAGAGTTTATCATGATAAGTGGGCTGTCAGTGAACGACTAGCGGAAGACCGTTGGGCACACGAACAGGCCCGAGTTCGTGAACTGGCAGAGGTTGCTGATTTCTTTGAATAA